Genomic window (Chondrocystis sp. NIES-4102):
ATGCTAGAGGCGAAATCACCGAGGTAGAACGTTTCCAGAAGGTAATTGATACTTGGAATAGCACTTCAGAAAATCTTAAAGATGAGGTGGTAACTAATTTCCGTGCAACTGATCCGCTAAATTCCGTATATATGATGGCCTTTAGTGGAGCTAGGGGGAATTTATCGCAGGTACGTCAATTAGTGGGAATGAGGGGGTTGATGGCAGATCCTCAAGGAGAAATTATTGACTTACCGATTAAAACTAACTTCCGTGAAGGATTAACTGTTACAGAATATATTATTTCTTCTTATGGAGCGCGTAAAGGTTTAGTAGATACTGCTTTAAGGACGGCGGACTCTGGTTATTTGACCCGTCGTTTAGTGGATGTTTCCCAAGATGTAATTGTCAGAGAAGTAGACTGTGGAACTCAACGGGGTATTCATCTACAAGCAATGAAAGATGGCGATCGCACTTTGATTCAGTTGTCGGATCGTCTCTTAGGTAGGGTATTAGCTGAAGATGTTAAAGATCCAAAAACAGGCGAGGTAATTGCTAAACGTAATCAAGATATGGATCGCGAATTAGCTAAAGAATTAGGCGATCGCGTGGAAGATGTTTTAGTACGCTCTCCTCTTACCTGTGAAGCTGCTCGCTCCGTTTGCCAAAAATGCTACGGTTGGAGTTTAGCCCACGGACACATGGTAGACATGGGTGAAGCTGTGGGAATCATCGCTGCTCAATCTATTGGTGAACCTGGTACACAGTTAACCATGCGTACATTCCATACTGGTGGTGTATTCACTGGGGAAGTTGCTCGTCAAATACGTGCAAAAGTAGATGGTAAAGTTAAATTTGGGCCAGGCTTAACCACTCGTCCAATTCGTACTCGTCACGGGGATGAAAGAAATCAGGTAGAGACTGTTGGTGATATTCAGCTAATTCCCAACAAAGGTAAAACCATCAATAATGCTTTAACTGCTGGTTCTTTAATTTATGTCCAAGATGGGCAAGAAGTTAAAAAAGATCAGTTATTAGTGGAAGTTGCCAAAGTTAAGGTACAAAAATCAACTGAAAAAGCAGCTAAAGACGTTGCTTCTGATTTAGCAGGAGAAGTAGTTTTTGCCGATTTAGTACCAGAGGACAAAAAAGATCGTCAAGGTAACACTACTCGTATTGCTCAAAAACCAGGACTACTGTGGATTTTATCGGGAGAAGTATATAATTTACTTCCAGGAGCCGAAGCGTTAGTTAAAAATGGCGATAAGATCAAACCAGGAGACGTTTTAGCTCAAACCAGACTCACTGCTGCTAATGGTGGGGTAGTTAGGATGATTCCTAATAGTCGGGAAATTGAGATCGTCACCGCTTCTGTCTCGTTAGATCAAGCGAAGGTCAAAATTGAAAGTGATGGTGGTCGTGAACAATACATTATTTACACGGCTGATGAGCGTAAATTCTTACTAAGAGCCACCCCAGGTACTAAAGTACAAAACAATCAAATTGTCGCTGAATTAATTGACGATCGCTATAAAACTGAAACAGGTGGGATTATCAAATATGGTGGAATTGCCATTGGTAAAGGTAATCGCAAACAAGGTTATGAAGTAGAAAAAGGTGGTACTCTTCTGTGGATACCTGAAGAAAGCCATGAAGTCAATAAAGACATTTCTCTTCTAATTGTTGAAGATGGCGAATATGTCGAAGCTGGTACAGAAGTTGTCAAAGATGTATTCTGTCAATCATCAGGTATAGTCGAAGTCGTCCAGAAAAATGATATTCTACGCGAAATTATTATCAAACCAGGAGAAATACATCAGTTAGATGATACCAAGAGTGAATGGCACGAACAGATAATTCAACCTGGCACAGAGGTATTTCCTGGAGTTATCGTAGAAGAGCTTAGATATGGAGAAGTAGTAGAAACAACTGAAGGCCCTGCGCTCATTTTACGACCTGTTAAGGAATTTGAAGTAGCAGATGAACCTTCTATTCCTTCCCAAGCATCAATTAATCAAGATGATGGTCGTCAAATTGAACTACGTTCTGTACAAAGAATCTTTTATCGCGATGGTGAAAGGGTAAAATCTGTTAACAGCTTATCTCTACTTAGTACTCAGTTGGTACTAGAGATTGCTACTACAGAAGAAAACGATGTTATTGCTAATTTAAGTGCAGATATCGAATTACAACCAGAGGAGGATGATCCTACTACTCAAAGACTACAGATGGTTATTTTAGAATCTTTAGTTTTAAGAAGAGAT
Coding sequences:
- a CDS encoding DNA-directed RNA polymerase subunit beta'' codes for the protein MKFYNHIVDKGRLKKLMTLAYTEYGSAHSATMADSLKELGFRYATVAGVSISVDDLKVPPIKAEMLEAAEAEIRETEQRYARGEITEVERFQKVIDTWNSTSENLKDEVVTNFRATDPLNSVYMMAFSGARGNLSQVRQLVGMRGLMADPQGEIIDLPIKTNFREGLTVTEYIISSYGARKGLVDTALRTADSGYLTRRLVDVSQDVIVREVDCGTQRGIHLQAMKDGDRTLIQLSDRLLGRVLAEDVKDPKTGEVIAKRNQDMDRELAKELGDRVEDVLVRSPLTCEAARSVCQKCYGWSLAHGHMVDMGEAVGIIAAQSIGEPGTQLTMRTFHTGGVFTGEVARQIRAKVDGKVKFGPGLTTRPIRTRHGDERNQVETVGDIQLIPNKGKTINNALTAGSLIYVQDGQEVKKDQLLVEVAKVKVQKSTEKAAKDVASDLAGEVVFADLVPEDKKDRQGNTTRIAQKPGLLWILSGEVYNLLPGAEALVKNGDKIKPGDVLAQTRLTAANGGVVRMIPNSREIEIVTASVSLDQAKVKIESDGGREQYIIYTADERKFLLRATPGTKVQNNQIVAELIDDRYKTETGGIIKYGGIAIGKGNRKQGYEVEKGGTLLWIPEESHEVNKDISLLIVEDGEYVEAGTEVVKDVFCQSSGIVEVVQKNDILREIIIKPGEIHQLDDTKSEWHEQIIQPGTEVFPGVIVEELRYGEVVETTEGPALILRPVKEFEVADEPSIPSQASINQDDGRQIELRSVQRIFYRDGERVKSVNSLSLLSTQLVLEIATTEENDVIANLSADIELQPEEDDPTTQRLQMVILESLVLRRDTDVDPHSGEIQTRVLVEDGQEIAKGATIARTEIQCKSTGEVQGIREGSEAIRRILVVRDSDLITHKLDIPKAKCIYKPGDLLVSGTELAKGVHLEQSGQVVKVTEDGDKTTVVFRHTRPYRVSQGAILHIDHGDLVQRGDNLVLLVFERSKTGDIIQGLPRIEELLEARKPKESSVLSRSSGVCQVVYEENETVDIKIIEQDGVISDYPIKPGQNAIVSDGQVVEAGEPLTDGPANPHEILETYFNYHLPEKGCYQASLIGLQQAQLFLVRQVQSVYQSQGIDISDKHIEVIVRQMTNKVRIDDGGDTIILPGELLELRQIEQVNEAMSITGGAPAQYTPVLLGITKASLNTDSFISAASFQETTRVLTEAAIEGKSDWLRGLKENVIIGRLIPAGTGFNAHDEPASSRNDLDSSYRSNGLYGYGDDFDSYRLDEELTAGIETMPLRSYKNLSDDENVILDDHTARAYTGLDDSEFDMDMDMDYGEEE